The nucleotide sequence GGCCGCCCGCGGTCGTGATCAGCGCTTCGGCGATGCCCGGCGCAACGGCCGCGATGTTCGCGGTGCCGGTCGTCGCGACGCCCATGAACGAGTTCATGACGCCGAGCACGGTGCCGAGCAGGCCGAGCAGCGGCGCGGTCACGGCGATGATCGCGAGCCACACCATGCCGCCGGCAAGCGCGTCGCGCTCCTCCTCCTGCACCTTCTCGAGCACGAGCCAGAGCGCGTTGAGCTGCGTCTCGCTCAGCCCCGGCTGCGGCTCCGCATCCTCGCGCAGCGCGCCGGGGCGCAGCTCGCTGAAGAAGTTGGCGCCCTGCCGGAAGACGCGCGTGTACGCCGTTTCCGGCAGGCGCATCACCGCCTTGTACGCGTCGTCCAGCCGCTGCACGCGCTCCAGTGCGGCGCCGAAGCGCGCGCCGTCGCGCCGCACACGGCGGAACTGGCCGCCCTTCCAGAAGATGATGATCCAGCTCACCAGCGAGAACACCGCCGTCACGGCAAGGACGATGACGGTCGTGAGCGAATTGAGGAACAGCGTGAAGTTCGGAGATGCCGTCTGCAGCATCGCGATCACCGCGCCACCTCCTGCGCGATGTGACGGTAGGTGCGGCCGAGGCCCTCCTCGATCGTGACGCTGCACTGCCACCCCAGCGACTTCAGCTTGTCCGTCGCGATGCACGAGTGCTGCACCTCGCCCGGGCGCGCCGACGCATACTTCATCTCGACCGTGCGACCCGATGCCTTCATCAGGACGCGTGCAAGCTCGTTCACACTCGTCTCCGTGCTGGTCCCGACATTGAATGCGTACACGTCCAGCGCCTGCGCTCCCTTCGGGTTCGGCAGCGAGCGCTCGATTGCCTCCAGCGGCGCGGTCGCGACCAGGTAGTTGGCCGCGGCGACGTCCCCCACGTACACGTAGTCGCGCGTCTGCTCGCCGTCGCCGAAGATCGTGACGGGCTCGCCGTCGCGCAGCCGGTTCGAGAAGATCGCGACAACGCCCGCCTCACCATGCGGGTCCTGGCGCGGGCCGTACACGTTGGAGTAGCGCAGCGCGACGGCGTGCATGCCGTGCGTCACGCGGTAGTAGTGCAGGTACTGCTCGGCGACCAGCTTGGTCACGCCGTAGGGCGAGAGCGGCAGCTTGGGCGCCGTCTCCGGCGTCGGCCTGACCTCGGGCTCGCCGTACACCACGCCACCCGACGAAACGAACACGAAGCGTCCGCACCCGAACGTACGCGCTGCCTCGATCACGTTGAGGAAGCCGTCCACGTTGATCGACGCGTCCCGGCGCGGATCCGAAACCGAGATCCGCACGTCGATCTGCGCCGCGTGGTGGCTGACGACGTCGAAGCCGCCCACCTCGCGGAACAGGTCCGTCACCGCCGTGCCGCGGATATCGCCCTGCACGAACGTCGCACCGGCCGGCACGTTCTCGCGCTTCCCCGACGACAGGTCATCGAGGATCCATACCGCGTAGCCCTCCGCCAGGAAGCGGTCCGCGACGTGGCTGCCGATGAAGCCGGCTCCGCCCGTGATCAGTGCTTTTTTCTGGGGCACGGATGTCCTTTCTGGTTCGTGGTTACTGGTCGAGATGCGGGCCGGGGCCCTGGGCCCTGCGCCCGGGCCGGGGGGTGTCTCCCGCGGCGTTCCCGTTGCAATCCCGCTGTGAAACCCGGCCCCGGCCCAGGGCCCCGGGCCCTGGCCCGCCTCCCCAACATCGGGCGCGCGCCCCTCAGTCCTGCCCACCCATCTCGTCCAGCCCGAAAAGATAGCGCGCCGCCTCCGCAACTTCACCCTCGCGCCCGTCCTTCGCCGCTTCGCGCAGGCGCGTGGTCGGCGCGTGCAGGATCTTGTTGAGCAGCTGCTTCGTCAGCACGTCCACCGCAGCGGCGGTCTGCGGGTCCAGGTGCGCGGAGCGCAGCGCGCGCTCTAGCTCTGCCTGGCGGAGCTGCTCCGCGTGGCCGCGCAGCGCCTGGATCACGGGGACCACGCTGCGGCCGCGGTACCAGGTCATGAACTCGCTGACACCGTGGCCGATGATTGCATCGGCCCGGTCGATCTCGCCGCGTCGCTGTGCGAGCGTGCTGTCCACGACCTGCTGGAGATCGTCGACGTCGTACAGGAACACGCCGTCGATCGAGCCGGCGCCCGGCTCCACATCACGTGGCAGCGC is from Longimicrobiales bacterium and encodes:
- a CDS encoding MotA/TolQ/ExbB proton channel family protein — protein: MLQTASPNFTLFLNSLTTVIVLAVTAVFSLVSWIIIFWKGGQFRRVRRDGARFGAALERVQRLDDAYKAVMRLPETAYTRVFRQGANFFSELRPGALREDAEPQPGLSETQLNALWLVLEKVQEEERDALAGGMVWLAIIAVTAPLLGLLGTVLGVMNSFMGVATTGTANIAAVAPGIAEALITTAGG
- a CDS encoding NAD-dependent epimerase/dehydratase family protein; the encoded protein is MPQKKALITGGAGFIGSHVADRFLAEGYAVWILDDLSSGKRENVPAGATFVQGDIRGTAVTDLFREVGGFDVVSHHAAQIDVRISVSDPRRDASINVDGFLNVIEAARTFGCGRFVFVSSGGVVYGEPEVRPTPETAPKLPLSPYGVTKLVAEQYLHYYRVTHGMHAVALRYSNVYGPRQDPHGEAGVVAIFSNRLRDGEPVTIFGDGEQTRDYVYVGDVAAANYLVATAPLEAIERSLPNPKGAQALDVYAFNVGTSTETSVNELARVLMKASGRTVEMKYASARPGEVQHSCIATDKLKSLGWQCSVTIEEGLGRTYRHIAQEVAR